One part of the Nematostella vectensis chromosome 8, jaNemVect1.1, whole genome shotgun sequence genome encodes these proteins:
- the LOC116611996 gene encoding uncharacterized protein LOC116611996: protein MYKGNKNEVSRKLQSYHNTWVKFVRVHSDLMDLMDEGEEKMEAQRVYDMELTLKLELYSAVDEQDMQDIESGSQVSERHTKSRVSDRESRSHVSSRHSSRYSRSSVKSVAALEERAALSKLDLGHLRKKQQLNRKFDELKYAHELLEAEVKCEKAQTSYMIYKKEREDLNVDQSNKSAVSEDVCDVFKAQSENKIEQHAPIGNVSTNPTVKLTEEIVVNEELMVEPCIGNNNKVSSSAGLKESCVSVCLSSELSVDKSHESERVNREISSHVRGGEETMLNNGTKEAQAGLNLPGSQPSTNSNNGLFDSGEHVARVLSQAMSTPRIEYMHFDGNPINYVSFMHNFETCLESLTSDNSRKLQYLIQHCTGKARDAIESCVNLPTSEGYNTAKNTLKENFGLPHIIAKAHLKRLQDLPPLRNGGGPALLEFSRHLEVAHRTLSGMGSDYVSELNYTSTLRELNNKLPYFMKGKWTERAGRIIESGSRPNFSDFLKFIKERAKLVNNEFGEDLVSASSQRGKKGNNSDKKQTPRSSMATGVTPPQNSEQRQQRGQGNASWKCVICSGPHGLWKCAQFKELNSEERNKLVLSNRLCVKCLSGGHFRDTCPKTTFKCQVKGCGKEHHTLLHFSVQERKDNTVDNKIDKSPGQARPNASAPETTGVNAGSTSVASVSVATGAGERRVCLGVIPVKVKVKGDDRVLETYALLDSGSEVSLCKEQLFTDLGCDGIAMNFELAGVTGTRKLKGHMVDLVVMSQDGMVESELLNVRTVKEIPVSSSCIPRREDVEQFTHLRSINLQECGASEVGLIIGLKENPLLFVPLEYKAGNDGEPVGVRYSLGWTVMGPMCGKRDSDQCSVNLINVANKQFPEELYNEESCLVAHTHPEDTKLAEHDGTGTPQHCSFKDNVSRTAKLKTADLEIEKEIDKEVLQQQLERLWQTDFADSVVSSNVCPSIENKRALEIMEDTLEIVDGHYQVALPWRRDPPYLPYNKIMAERRCGLLKKRFLRDGVLFDKYKETMNDYIERGHAEKVPAEELARSDGRLWYLSHHPVTHPLKKDKVRIVFDCAAKYGGTSLNEQLLQGPDLTNNLVAVLSRFREEKIGLVANVESMFHQVRVNPKDCDALRFLWWPNSDLSGELEEYRMVKHLFGATSSPSVVNYCLKKTIELKDNTNPEVSDAIVRNMYVDDLMKSTNTTENAVKLVSDIREVLDKGGFNLTKWCSNDKDVIASVPEKQRAKSMLNELERPTTSTLGLKWNVEDDQFVWDVADSNRRAKEKPATKRSVLSIVYSLFDPLGFIAPYTMKGKLLLQVLTRKQVGWDDPMNPDDSAQWMRWVEDLPKLEEVKVDRCFKPKDFKELKDAQLHVFSDASRQGYSAVAYLRLEDVEGRKHCSFVMGKARLAPLREISIPRLELTAAVISVKLSKIIREELDLKVNKVNYWTDSMSVLKCINNETKRFHTFESNRLTIIHDGSNAGEWRYVNRDDNPADDGSKGLKMDTLIRNDRWLKGPSFLLEDDADWPKVITIPEITDDDPEVRKEAQVYVTCEEKRRNVINNIIMYHSSWQKLKLSIAWLLRYKQFLRSKVLQRKEAQGEHEKRDVGGLMTVEELQEAECIILRHVQREEFPDERLHEKSDKSISKLCPQKENGLIRVGGRIGKAQVDYELRHPIILPYKNHVTDLIIMDHHQGVGHMGQESVLSSLRNEYWVIKGRSAVRRVIGKCLKCQRRRAKPMEQFMADLPAMRVAAEEPPFTYVGVDYFGPMEVKVGRSKVKRYGCLFSCLSMRAVHVEITHSMDTDSMINALRRFISLRGYPKEIHSDNGTNFTKADKELKQALGEWDLERINRFCIQRRIKWSFIPPAASHMGGAWERMVQTTKRVLKSLLNEQIVSDEVLLTVMAETVNIINSRPLTRNSDDIEDEMPLTPNHLLHLRPTPSVPPGVFGKEDMYCRRAWRQAQYLSNRFWRRWTSEYLPTLMERTKWTTVRENLKEGDVVLLADENFRRGEWPLARVMEVLPSSDGRVRSAMVKTVSTVATRAKRRRRGDVQVSSTILTRPVTRLCKLEMDN, encoded by the coding sequence ATGTACAAGGGAAACAAGAATGAAGTTAGCCGCAAACTTCAGTCTTACCACAACACGTGGGTGAAATTCGTGCGTGTTCACTCCGATCTTATGGACTTAATGGATGAAGGGGAAGAGAAAATGGAGGCCCAAAGAGTTTATGACATGGAACTCACGCTGAAACTCGAACTTTACTCTGCTGTTGACGAACAGGATATGCAGGATATTGAAAGTGGATCTCAGGTTTCTGAGAGACACACGAAGTCAAGGGTGAGTGATAGAGAAAGCAGATCACATGTTTCTAGTAGACATAGTTCAAGATATTCAAGATCAAGTGTTAAGAGTGTTGCTGCCTTAGAGGAGAGAGCAGCATTGAGTAAATTAGATCTGGGACATTTACGGAAAAAACAGCAGctcaatagaaaatttgatgAGTTAAAATATGCTCATGAACTTTTGGAAGCTGAAGTAAAATGTGAAAAGGCTCAAACAAGCTACATGATTTATAAGAAGGAAAGGGAAGACTTGAATGTGGATCAGAGTAATAAGTCTGCTGTGTCAGAGGATGTATGTGATGTTTTCAAGGCTCAatctgaaaacaaaattgaGCAGCATGCACCTATTGGAAATGTGAGTACAAACCCTACTGTGAAATTAACAGAGGAAATTGTTGTTAATGAGGAGCTAATGGTGGAGCCTTGTATTGGAAATAATAACAAGGTATCGTCTAGTGCTGGATTAAAGGAATCCTGTGTGTCTGTTTGTTTATCATCGGAGTTAAGTGTTGACAAGAGTCATGAGAGTGAAAGGGTGAATCGGGAGATTAGTAGCCATGTGCGGGGTGGTGAAGAAACTATGCTGAATAATGGAACAAAGGAAGCCCAAGCTGGGTTGAATTTACCTGGCTCACAACCATCAACTAACAGCAACAATGGATTATTTGATAGTGGAGAACATGTGGCTAGAGTACTGTCTCAGGCAATGAGTACCCCAAGGATTGAATACATGCACTTTGACGGTAATCCCATAAACTATGTTTCATTTATGCATAACTTTGAGACATGCCTCGAGAGCCTAACTAGTGATAATTCTAGGAAATTACAGTACTTAATACAACATTGCACAGGCAAGGCAAGGGATGCAATTGAAAGTTGTGTGAACTTGCCTACTTCGGAGGGCTATAATACAGCAAAGAACACCTTGAAGGAGAATTTTGGACTTCCGCACATTATTGCTAAGGCACACCTGAAAAGGTTACAAGACCTCCCGCCATTGCGGAACGGTGGAGGGCCAGCTTTATTGGAATTTTCTAGACACCTTGAAGTAGCTCACCGCACATTGTCAGGCATGGGAAGCGATTATGTTAGTGAATTAAATTACACAAGTACTCTTAGAGAACTAAACAACAAGCTACCATATTTCATGAAGGGAAAATGGACCGAACGTGCGGGCAGGATTATTGAATCAGGGTCAAGGCCTAATTTTTCGGATTTCTTGAAGTTTATCAAGGAAAGAGCCAAACTTGTGAACAATGAGTTTGGGGAAGATCTTGTGTCTGCCAGCTCTCAGAGGGGTAAGAAAGGGAATAACAGTGATAAGAAACAAACCCCTAGGTCAAGCATGGCAACTGGAGTGACCCCACCCCAGAATAGTGAACAGAGACAACAGAGGGGACAGGGGAATGCAAGCTGGAAGTGTGTGATTTGTTCTGGACCTCATGGATTATGGAAGTGTGCACAGTTTAAGGAACTGAACAGTGAAGAGAGAAACAAATTAGTCTTGTCTaatagattatgtgttaagtGTTTAAGTGGAGGGCATTTTAGGGACACATGTCCTAAGACAACCTTTAAGTGCCAAGTGAAGGGTTGTGGTAAAGAACACCATACTTTACTACATTTTTCGGTGCAAGAAAGAAAGGATAATACGGTTGACAACAAGATTGACAAGTCACCCGGACAAGCTAGACCTAACGCATCGGCACCAGAAACAACAGGTGTTAATGCGGGTAGTACAAGTGTAGCCTCAGTTTCTGTCGCAACTGGGGCCGGTGAGCGCAGAGTGTGCCTGGGTGTCATTCCGGTCAAGGTCAAGGTGAAAGGAGATGACAGGGTATTGGAGACTTATGCATTGCTAGATAGTGGCAGTGAAGTGTCATTGTGTAAGGAACAATTGTTTACTGACCTTGGATGTGATGGCATTGCCATGAACTTTGAACTAGCTGGTGTAACGGGAACGAGGAAACTCAAAGGTCACATGGTTGATCTCGTAGTAATGTCACAAGATGGAATGGTAGAAAGTGAGTTGTTAAATGTCAGGACAGTGAAGGAAATTCCTGTATCTTCTAGTTGTATACCAAGGAGGGAAGATGTTGAACAATTTACTCATTTGAGGAGCATTAACTTGCAAGAATGCGGTGCGTCAGAAGTTGGACTCATTATTGGACTTAAGGAAAATCCATTGCTGTTTGTACCACTAGAATACAAGGCTGGTAACGATGGAGAACCGGTCGGTGTGAGATATTCTCTTGGATGGACGGTGATGGGTCCCATGTGCGGAAAAAGGGACAGTGACCAGTGCTCGGTTAACCTTATTAATGTAGCGAATAAGCAATTTCCTGAAGAACTTTATAATGAGGAATCATGTCTTGTAGCACATACCCACCCGGAAGATACCAAGCTTGCTGAGCATGATGGTACAGGTACACCACAGCATTGTTCGTTTAAGGACAATGTCTCTAGAACTGCTAAGCTCAAGACTGCGGATTTAGAAATAGAGAAGGAGATTGATAAAGAGGTATTGCAGCAACAATTAGAAAGACTCTGGCAAACTGACTTTGCGGATTCAGTTGTCAGTTCAAACGTCTGTCCTTCTATTGAAAATAAGCGTGCACTAGAGATAATGGAAGATACACTAGAGATAGTCGACGGGCACTATCAGGTAGCACTTCCTTGGAGGAGAGACCCGCCTTATTTACCATATAACAAGATTATGGCGGAAAGAAGGTGCGGTCTTCTGAAGAAGAGATTTCTTAGAGACGGTGTTCTGTTTGATAAGTATAAGGAGACAATGAATGATTACATCGAGCGAGGTCATGCAGAGAAGGTACCGGCTGAAGAGTTGGCGCGAAGTGATGGGCGGTTGTGGTACTTAAGCCACCACCCAGTGACACACCCATTGAAGAAGGATAAAGTGCGAATTGTTTTTGACTGTGCAGCAAAGTATGGAGGAACTTCGTTAAATGAACAATTGTTACAAGGACCGGACTTGACAAACAATCTTGTTGCAGTATTAAGTCGTTTTCGGGAGGAGAAGATCGGATTAGTCGCGAATGTGGAGTCAATGTTTCATCAGGTACGGGTGAATCCAAAGGACTGTGATGCATTAAGGTTTTTATGGTGGCCCAACTCTGATTTATCTGGAGAGTTGGAGGAGTACAGGATGGTGAAACACTTGTTCGGTGCGACATCGTCACCAAGTGTAGTGAACTATTGTTTGAAGAAGACAATAGAACTTAAGGATAACACCAACCCGGAAGTGTCTGACGCAATAGTTAGAAATATGTATGTGGATGATCTTATGAAGTCTACGAATACGACTGAGAATGCAGTTAAACTTGTAAGTGATATCAGAGAAGTGTTGGACAAGGGAGGGTTCAACTTGACCAAGTGGTGCAGTAACGACAAGGATGTGATTGCATCGGTACCAGAGAAGCAACGAGCCAAGTCAATGTTGAACGAGTTAGAGCGGCCGACGACTTCGACACTCGGTTTGAAGTGGAATGTGGAAGATGATCAATTTGTATGGGATGTTGCGGACAGCAACAGACGTGCAAAGGAGAAACCTGCAACCAAGCGGAGTGTATTATCAATTGTCTACTCTCTGTTTGATCCTCTTGGATTTATTGCACCCTATACCATGAAAGGAAAGCTGCTTCTACAAGTGTTGACCAGAAAGCAAGTTGGATGGGATGATCCCATGAACCCAGATGATTCTGCCCAGTGGATGCGGTGGGTGGAAGATCTTCCCAAGCTAGAAGAGGTGAAGGTTGATCGATGTTTTAAGCCGAAAGATTTCAAGGAACTCAAAGACGCTCAACTACATGTGTTCTCGGATGCATCAAGGCAAGGTTATTCAGCGGTGGCTTACTTACGACTAGAAGATGTAGAGGGTCGTAAACATTGCTCATTTGTCATGGGGAAGGCACGACTAGCTCCCCTGCGAGAGATCTCTATTCCAAGACTAGAACTAACCGCTGCTGTTATTTCGGTAAAGTTGAGTAAGATTATCCGGGAAGAGCTGGATCTTAAGGTAAACAAAGTGAACTACTGGACTGATTCAATGTCGGTGCTTAAGTGCATTAACAATGAAACGAAGAGGTTTCACACCTTTGAGTCCAATCGTTTGACAATTATACATGATGGTTCCAATGCTGGAGAATGGCGGTATGTGAATAGGGATGACAACCCAGCTGATGATGGCTCAAAGGGACTCAAGATGGACACTCTAATCAGGAACGATCGGTGGCTGAAGGGACCGAGCTTCCTATTGGAGGACGATGCAGACTGGCCTAAGGTGATCACAATCCCCGAGATTACGGACGATGACCCAGAAGTCAGAAAGGAAGCGCAAGTGTATGTGACATGTGAGGAGAAACGGAGAAATGTTATTAATAACATCATCATGTACCACTCTTCGTGGCAGAAGTTGAAGTTATCGATCGCCTGGTTATTGCGATACAAGCAATTCTTAAGGAGTAAGGTGTTGCAACGCAAGGAAGCCCAAGGTGAGCATGAGAAGAGGGACGTCGGAGGATTAATGACGGTTGAGGAGTTGCAAGAGGCAGAGTGCATAATTCTGCGGCATGTTCAACGAGAAGAATTCCCTGACGAGAGATTGCATGAGAAATCTGACAAGTCAATCAGTAAGTTATGTCCGCAGAAAGAAAACGGACTGATACGTGTCGGAGGACGGATCGGGAAGGCACAGGTTGACTACGAGTTGCGACATCCTATAATACTACCCTACAAGAATCATGTTACAGACCTGATTATTATGGATCATCATCAGGGTGTTGGACATATGGGTCAAGAGTCAGTTTTGTCGTCTCTGAGAAACGAGTATTGGGTAATAAAGGGACGATCTGCAGTTCGTCGAGTGATTGGCAAGTGTCTTAAGTGTCAGAGAAGAAGAGCAAAGCCAATGGAGCAATTCATGGCAGACCTTCCGGCTATGCGAGTTGCAGCTGAGGAGCCACCCTTCACTTACGTAGGGGTCGATTACTTTGGCCCAATGGAGGTCAAGGTCGGAAGGTCAAAGGTTAAGAGGTATGGATGTTTGTTTTCGTGCCTCAGCATGAGAGCTGTGCATGTTGAGATAACGCATTCAATGGACACGGACTCCATGATTAACGCCCTGCGACGGTTTATCAGTCTTAGAGGATATCCTAAAGAGATCCATAGTGATAATGGTACAAATTTTACGAAGGCAGATAAGGAGCTAAAGCAAGCCCTCGGAGAATGGGATCTCGAGAGGATCAACAGGTTTTGTATCCAAAGGCGGATTAAGTGGAGCTTTATCCCACCTGCGGCAAGCCACATGGGTGGTGCATGGGAAAGGATGGTACAGACTACCAAGCGTGTGTTGAAGTCGCTGTTGAATGAACAAATAGTTTCCGATGAGGTGCTTCTCACGGTAATGGCGGAGACCGTGAACATCATCAATAGCAGACCACTGACACGTAACAGTGATGATATCGAGGATGAGATGCCCTTAACTCCCAACCATTTGCTTCACTTGAGACCAACGCCTAGTGTGCCACCAGGCGTATTTGGAAAGGAAGATATGTATTGTAGGCGAGCCTGGAGACAAGCCCAATATCTGAGCAACAGATTTTGGCGTCGGTGGACAAGTGAATATCTCCCAACGCTGATGGAGAGAACGAAGTGGACTACTGTCAGAGAAAACCTCAAGGAAGGTGATGTAGTTCTTTTGGCTGATGAGAACTTTCGGAGAGGCGAATGGCCACTTGCACGTGTGATGGAAGTCCTACCAAGTAGTGATGGCCGTGTGCGCAGCGCCATGGTGAAGACGGTATCTACTGTCGCGACGCGAGCGAAAAGACGGAGGCGAGGAGATGTTCAAGTGAGCAGCACTATACTTACGCGACCGGTGACGCGTCTCTGTAAATTGGAGATGGATAACTAG